A part of Thermocrinis albus DSM 14484 genomic DNA contains:
- a CDS encoding thioredoxin domain-containing protein: MANRLIKERSPYLKKSAHQPVDWYPWCEEAFRKAKEEDKPILLSVGAVWCHWCHVMAKECFENPEIAQIINENFVAIKVDRDERPDIDRRYQEVVVSLTGSGGWPLTVFLTPDGKAFFGGTYFPPEDRWGRPGFKSLLLRIAQLWKEDRDRVIRSAEHIFELLRNYSSSSHKDNVGEELLNRGIANLLASVDYQYGGIGTAPKFHHARAFELLLYHHFFTGQTLPVEAVEITLDSMARGGIYDHLGGGFFRYSTDDRWIVPHFEKMLSDNAELLLVYSLAFQVTKKDLYRYVVEGILNYYQRFGFDEGGGFYASQDADIGDLDEGGYYTFSLEELRGILTEEELKVTSLYFDIHPKGEMHHDPSKNVLFIAMSEEEVATATGIPLERVRQLLESARRKMLSYRESTRQQPFIDKTIYTNWNGLMLEALSTCYKVFRIPWVLSSAEKTADRLMKEMWKDGQLMHTYGVKGMAEDYIFLARGLLSLFEVTQKREYLEASVMLAHEAIKKFWDPQGWGFFDTEEKDEGLLRIRLKTLQDTPTQSVNGAAPYLYLVLGSVTPYTEFLEYAEKNLQAFARMVREIPLISPSYLISLYAYLKGIYKVETETFFEDMLSSFRPFKVVLRSPVKGVVVCEGSSCRVYEGIPDSLS, encoded by the coding sequence ATGGCTAACAGATTGATAAAGGAGAGGAGCCCCTACCTTAAGAAATCTGCCCATCAACCGGTGGACTGGTATCCGTGGTGTGAAGAAGCCTTTAGAAAAGCTAAGGAAGAGGACAAGCCCATACTTCTCTCAGTAGGTGCTGTGTGGTGTCACTGGTGTCACGTGATGGCCAAGGAATGTTTTGAGAATCCCGAAATAGCCCAGATCATCAACGAGAACTTTGTTGCCATAAAGGTGGATAGAGACGAGAGACCTGACATAGACAGAAGGTATCAGGAAGTAGTGGTGTCCCTTACGGGGAGCGGTGGTTGGCCCCTCACCGTTTTTCTTACACCCGACGGTAAGGCCTTCTTCGGGGGTACCTACTTTCCACCCGAGGACAGATGGGGAAGACCAGGATTCAAAAGCCTCCTTCTGAGAATAGCACAGCTGTGGAAAGAGGACAGAGATAGAGTTATAAGATCTGCAGAACACATCTTTGAACTTCTGAGGAACTATTCCAGCAGTTCCCACAAAGACAATGTAGGAGAAGAGCTTCTTAACAGAGGTATAGCCAACCTTTTGGCTTCGGTAGATTACCAGTACGGTGGCATAGGAACTGCACCTAAGTTCCATCACGCGAGGGCCTTCGAACTCTTACTGTATCATCACTTCTTTACAGGACAGACCCTACCTGTGGAGGCTGTGGAGATAACCCTTGACAGTATGGCAAGAGGGGGAATATACGATCATCTGGGAGGTGGTTTCTTCAGATATTCCACAGACGATAGATGGATAGTACCCCACTTTGAGAAAATGCTATCCGACAATGCTGAACTTCTTCTAGTTTACTCGTTGGCTTTTCAGGTTACCAAAAAAGATCTTTACAGGTACGTGGTGGAGGGAATACTGAACTATTACCAACGCTTTGGGTTTGACGAGGGGGGTGGCTTTTACGCGTCGCAGGATGCAGACATAGGTGATCTGGATGAGGGTGGATACTACACCTTCTCACTGGAGGAGTTAAGAGGGATACTTACGGAAGAAGAGCTTAAGGTGACCAGCCTTTACTTTGACATACATCCAAAAGGTGAGATGCACCATGATCCTTCCAAGAATGTTCTCTTCATAGCCATGAGTGAGGAGGAAGTGGCTACAGCTACGGGTATCCCTCTGGAGAGGGTGAGACAACTGCTGGAAAGCGCCCGTCGCAAAATGTTGTCTTACAGAGAGTCCACCAGACAGCAACCTTTTATCGATAAGACCATATACACCAACTGGAACGGTCTGATGTTGGAAGCTTTATCTACCTGTTACAAAGTTTTCAGAATCCCGTGGGTTTTATCTAGTGCGGAAAAAACTGCCGACAGACTCATGAAGGAGATGTGGAAGGATGGCCAGCTTATGCATACATATGGTGTGAAAGGAATGGCTGAAGATTACATCTTTCTGGCGCGAGGTCTTCTAAGTCTATTTGAGGTCACTCAGAAGAGGGAGTATCTGGAAGCGTCGGTAATGTTGGCCCATGAGGCCATTAAGAAGTTTTGGGATCCACAGGGTTGGGGATTCTTTGACACTGAAGAGAAGGACGAAGGACTCCTGCGCATAAGACTCAAGACCCTTCAGGACACTCCTACTCAATCGGTTAATGGAGCAGCACCCTACCTTTATCTGGTATTGGGGAGCGTAACACCCTATACCGAGTTTCTGGAGTATGCAGAGAAGAACCTGCAGGCTTTTGCCCGCATGGTGAGGGAGATCCCCCTCATTTCACCCTCCTATCTGATCAGTCTGTACGCTTACCTAAAAGGTATCTACAAGGTGGAGACGGAGACTTTCTTTGAAGATATGCTGAGCTCTTTCAGACCCTTCAAAGTGGTGTTGAGATCTCCGGTGAAGGGTGTAGTGGTGTGTGAGGGAAGCTCCTGTAGGGTTTACGAAGGAATACCTGACTCCCTTTCGTAA
- the ftsY gene encoding signal recognition particle-docking protein FtsY, which yields MLRFWKKSQEEKLAEQGDKSSILKLIEQGKKDKAIRILENFKENPELRPILFRLYMEEGKYYYAYQLVEHYDRNLATAKERAFLYEKVGEKEKAVEEYARIGDWESLWKAGLLLKDMGMYERSLEFLERAYKITPIAKREDLQKDIQEVKTALGLEEKPKESLLDKIRRSLRKTKEVLELKVLFAGRKVDDQLLEELEERLVKADIGVKTVAKLVEDLRKDAIRLNIKTWEELEPLLKEKVYTLIKDCRGDLKEGRVYLFLGVNGSGKTTTIGKLAFLLRQRGKKVLLCAADTFRSAAIEQLEVWAERSGAHIVKHREGADPAAVVFDAMKVAQEQGYDVVLVDTAGRLHTKEPLIRELRKIKQTIQRFFPEEPSETLLVLDATVGQNSISQAKVFKEALDITGIVLTKLDSSSKGGAVVAICQDLKIPVKLVGLGEGIDDLQPFDPKVFVEELLS from the coding sequence ATGTTGAGGTTCTGGAAGAAATCTCAGGAAGAGAAGCTGGCAGAACAGGGTGATAAGTCTTCCATACTGAAGCTTATAGAACAGGGCAAGAAGGACAAGGCTATAAGGATCCTGGAAAACTTCAAAGAGAATCCGGAGCTGAGACCCATACTGTTCAGACTCTATATGGAAGAAGGGAAGTACTATTACGCCTATCAGCTTGTGGAACACTACGACAGGAACTTGGCCACGGCAAAGGAGAGAGCCTTCCTATACGAGAAGGTGGGCGAGAAGGAGAAAGCTGTGGAGGAGTATGCGCGGATAGGTGACTGGGAGAGTTTGTGGAAAGCAGGACTCCTTCTGAAAGATATGGGGATGTATGAAAGGTCTCTGGAATTCTTGGAGAGAGCTTACAAGATAACACCCATCGCCAAGAGGGAGGACTTACAGAAAGACATACAGGAGGTAAAAACCGCCCTCGGCCTTGAGGAGAAACCTAAGGAGAGCCTCCTGGATAAGATAAGGAGAAGCCTCAGGAAAACAAAGGAGGTGCTGGAGCTAAAGGTTCTCTTCGCGGGAAGGAAGGTAGATGACCAGCTTTTAGAAGAACTGGAAGAGAGGTTAGTGAAGGCAGACATAGGCGTTAAAACAGTGGCAAAACTGGTGGAGGATCTGAGAAAGGATGCCATAAGACTCAACATAAAAACATGGGAGGAGTTGGAGCCTTTACTAAAAGAGAAGGTTTACACCCTCATAAAGGACTGCAGAGGTGATTTAAAAGAAGGTAGAGTCTATCTCTTCCTGGGTGTGAACGGTTCCGGTAAGACCACCACCATAGGAAAGTTGGCCTTCTTACTGCGTCAGAGAGGTAAAAAGGTACTTCTGTGTGCCGCGGACACCTTCAGAAGTGCGGCCATAGAGCAGTTGGAGGTTTGGGCGGAGAGAAGCGGTGCCCACATAGTAAAGCACAGGGAAGGTGCTGACCCCGCTGCTGTGGTCTTTGATGCCATGAAGGTAGCTCAGGAACAAGGTTACGACGTGGTTCTGGTGGATACCGCAGGAAGGCTCCACACCAAAGAACCCCTCATCAGAGAACTTAGGAAGATAAAGCAGACGATCCAGAGATTTTTCCCAGAGGAACCCTCGGAGACACTGCTGGTACTGGACGCTACAGTGGGACAAAACTCTATATCTCAGGCCAAGGTTTTTAAAGAAGCTTTGGATATAACGGGGATAGTTTTGACAAAACTGGACAGTAGTTCTAAAGGAGGGGCCGTTGTAGCCATATGCCAAGATTTAAAGATACCGGTAAAGCTGGTGGGATTAGGAGAAGGTATAGACGATCTTCAACCCTTTGACCCTAAGGTCTTTGTGGAGGAACTGCTGTCATGA